The following proteins come from a genomic window of Novosphingobium aromaticivorans DSM 12444:
- a CDS encoding COG4705 family protein encodes MRDRVDDAVSKVPAVTLTFWVIKILATTLGETGGDAVSMSWLGETTPSAGASGINGYLVGTAIFGLLLLGLVWLQIRARRFNPWLYWATIIASTTAGTTLADFATRSIGLGYPGGSLLLFSLVLFSLFSWHRALGTVDVNRIETARAETFYWITITFSQTLGTALGDWVADGSLGYSGAALLFGAALAVLAALYWFTSLSHVLLFWAAFILTRPLGATVGDFLDKPVAKGGLDLSRPLATTVLAGAIILLILVAPQRAGTHSSGSGAAR; translated from the coding sequence ATGAGGGATCGCGTAGACGATGCCGTGAGCAAGGTTCCGGCCGTGACGCTTACGTTTTGGGTGATCAAGATTCTGGCGACGACGCTGGGTGAAACGGGCGGTGACGCGGTAAGCATGAGCTGGCTAGGGGAAACCACCCCGAGCGCCGGAGCCAGCGGCATCAACGGGTATCTTGTTGGCACGGCCATATTTGGCCTGCTGCTCCTCGGACTGGTTTGGCTGCAAATTCGCGCGCGACGCTTCAATCCGTGGTTGTACTGGGCGACCATCATCGCCTCGACGACCGCCGGGACCACGCTCGCCGACTTTGCCACGCGCTCCATCGGTCTTGGCTACCCCGGCGGGTCACTGCTTCTCTTCAGCTTGGTGCTGTTTTCCCTGTTCAGTTGGCATCGCGCCCTCGGCACCGTGGATGTGAACCGGATCGAAACCGCGCGCGCGGAGACCTTCTACTGGATCACGATTACATTCTCGCAGACCTTGGGCACGGCACTCGGCGATTGGGTTGCGGACGGCTCGCTTGGCTACTCTGGCGCTGCTTTGCTCTTCGGTGCAGCCCTCGCTGTTCTTGCCGCGCTTTACTGGTTCACCAGTCTCTCCCACGTCTTGCTCTTCTGGGCCGCATTCATCCTTACTCGCCCCCTCGGAGCGACTGTTGGCGACTTCCTCGACAAGCCAGTGGCGAAGGGTGGTCTCGACCTCAGCCGACCCTTGGCAACAACAGTTCTTGCGGGCGCGATCATCTTGCTCATTCTCGTTGCGCCGCAACGGGCGGGGACGCATTCGAGCGGCTCGGGGGCAGCTCGATGA
- a CDS encoding glycoside hydrolase family 19 protein, whose product MNVKALQAALGVAPDGIAGIATFGALFRKLGAIDDVAAPLAIAANVHFPAYGIMDSELRLAHFMAQLCQESGSFRYMREIWGPTDAQRRYEGRADLGNRQPGDGKRYLGRGPIQITGRANYRKYGRRIGIDIENSPELAEHPSIGLHLALEFWRVNDLNALADADNLLAITKRINGGTNGLEDRKAHLARIKAWLA is encoded by the coding sequence GTGAACGTCAAGGCGCTCCAAGCCGCGCTCGGCGTTGCGCCGGACGGCATCGCCGGCATTGCGACATTCGGCGCGTTGTTCCGCAAGCTCGGCGCGATCGACGATGTTGCGGCCCCACTCGCCATCGCGGCCAATGTCCACTTCCCCGCCTACGGCATCATGGACAGCGAACTGCGGCTGGCGCACTTCATGGCCCAGCTCTGCCAAGAAAGCGGCTCGTTCCGTTACATGCGGGAGATCTGGGGGCCAACCGATGCGCAGCGGCGCTACGAAGGCCGCGCGGATCTTGGCAACAGGCAACCCGGCGACGGCAAGCGATACCTCGGGCGCGGACCGATCCAGATCACCGGCCGGGCCAACTATCGCAAGTACGGGCGCCGCATCGGCATCGACATCGAGAACAGCCCGGAGCTTGCCGAGCATCCATCGATCGGGTTGCACCTCGCGCTCGAATTCTGGCGCGTGAATGACCTGAACGCGCTTGCCGACGCCGACAACCTGCTGGCGATCACGAAGCGGATCAACGGCGGCACCAACGGGCTAGAGGACCGCAAGGCGCATTTGGCCCGCATCAAGGCATGGCTGGCATGA
- a CDS encoding FkbM family methyltransferase, with protein sequence MAVKAYLKRELRNLQSLAPAVRTAKFSLYNFGTRSAGLFVEPEFKLLAHLRPVKLAIDIGGNWGQSVLALQRYAAPERIVTFEPNPELYRRLSARFRSDPSIQVENVGLGDAAGQFDLHIPLYRNFVYDGLASLNKDEAAQWLNPRTMARFDPSKLTIQSHTVRVVKLDDYNLVPDIIKIDVQGLEDAVARGGIKTIDRAKPAMIVEAPSASFVQMMADCGLRPYTWNGTRLVDAADGSNVMFLSDEKLRKLVKVRPKPEKPE encoded by the coding sequence GTGGCAGTCAAAGCGTACCTCAAGCGCGAACTGAGAAACCTACAGTCACTTGCACCAGCGGTCCGCACCGCGAAGTTCTCGCTCTACAATTTCGGCACGCGGTCTGCTGGCCTGTTTGTCGAGCCTGAGTTCAAGCTCCTGGCGCACCTCAGGCCGGTAAAGCTCGCCATCGACATCGGCGGCAATTGGGGCCAGAGCGTCCTTGCCCTGCAACGGTACGCCGCGCCGGAACGCATTGTCACCTTCGAGCCGAACCCGGAACTGTATCGCCGCCTTAGCGCGCGGTTCCGCTCCGACCCTTCGATACAGGTGGAAAACGTCGGCTTGGGGGATGCGGCGGGACAGTTCGACCTGCACATCCCGTTGTATCGCAACTTCGTCTATGACGGCCTCGCTTCGCTGAACAAGGACGAGGCGGCGCAGTGGCTGAACCCTCGCACGATGGCGCGCTTCGACCCATCCAAGCTCACGATCCAGTCGCACACCGTCCGCGTGGTGAAGCTCGACGACTACAATCTGGTCCCCGACATCATCAAGATCGACGTGCAAGGGCTGGAGGATGCTGTAGCTCGCGGCGGCATCAAGACCATCGACCGCGCGAAGCCCGCGATGATCGTGGAAGCGCCGTCTGCCAGCTTCGTGCAGATGATGGCCGATTGTGGGCTGCGACCCTATACATGGAACGGCACCCGGCTTGTTGACGCGGCAGATGGCAGCAACGTCATGTTTCTGTCGGATGAGAAGCTGCGCAAGCTGGTGAAGGTCAGGCCGAAGCCGGAGAAGCCGGAGTGA